One window of Triticum dicoccoides isolate Atlit2015 ecotype Zavitan chromosome 5A, WEW_v2.0, whole genome shotgun sequence genomic DNA carries:
- the LOC119300995 gene encoding protein trichome birefringence-like 34, translating to MMMKVSPRVSVHVCLCSTRHGKECPHYNNKRGDGATADSPEKMKPEQATHNKMTTAASSPSPVVGLRGVVSSLVAFFIVVSSVSLLFDRGHESQVQLAVQHRHQEVKVAAAGRREAQVQWTDELMGEAVRGSGEECNWSVGRWVYDNASQPLYSGLNCSFIFDEVACEKYGRNDTRYQYWRWQPDGCDLPRFNATKLLEKLRNKRMVFVGDSINRNQWVSMVCMVEASIPEGQKMRVYNGSLISFTAFEYNATIDFYWSPLILESNSDNPIIHRVEYRIIRAEKIEKHARAWGNADVIVFNSYLWWRKQKPDMKMKVMYGSFEDGDAKLDEVEMVEGFEIALKKLTEWVGANVDNKTKIYFAGSSPTHTWASDWGGDDSNKCLNESEPIQKVGYKGATTDYSMMDKAKQIFRPLEQKGINVQILNFTQLTDYRIDAHPTVFRRQFTPLTKEQIANPSSYADCTHWCLPGVPDVWNHFLYSYLVQK from the exons ATGATGATGAAGGTTAGCCCAAGGGTCAGCGTTCACGTTTGCTTGTGCAGCACTAGACATGGGAAGGAGTGCCCCCATTACAACAATAAAAGAGGGGACGGCGCCACAGCCGACTCACCAGAGAAAATGAAGCCGGAGCAGGCCACCCACAACAAGATGACCACGGCGGCCTCCTCCCCGTCCCCCGTCGTCGGCCTGCGGGGCGTGGTCAGCTCCCTCGTCGCCTTCTTCATCGTCGTCAGCTCCGTCTCCCTGCTCTTCGACCGCGGCCACGAGTCGCAGGTGCAGCTGGCGGTGCAGCACCGGCACCAGGAGGTGAAGGTGGCCGCGGCCGGCCGCCGCGAGGCGCAGGTGCAGTGGACGGACGAGCTCATGGGCGAGGCTGTAAGGGGCTCTGGCGAGGAGTGCAACTGGTCCGTGGGGCGTTGGGTGTACGACAACGCCTCCCAGCCGCTCTACTCCGGCCTCAACTGCTCCTTCATCTTCGACGAGGTCGCCTGCGAGAAGTATGGCCGGAATGACACCAGGTACCAGTATTGGAGATGGCAGCCCGATGGATGTGATCTTCCAAG GTTCAATGCCACAAAACTGCTCGAAAAACTGAGGAACAAGAGGATGGTCTTCGTCGGCGACTCAATCAACAGGAACCAATGGGTCTCCATGGTGTGCATGGTGGAGGCCTCCATCCCTGAAGGCCAGAAGATGCGCGTTTACAACGGCTCGCTCATCTCCTTCACGGCATTC GAATACAATGCGACAATCGACTTCTACTGGTCGCCGCTGATACTGGAATCCAACAGCGACAACCCGATAATTCACCGGGTTGAGTACCGGATAATACGGGCGGAGAAGATTGAGAAGCATGCCCGTGCCTGGGGCAATGCTGATGTTATTGTTTTCAACTCTTACCTTTGGTGGAGGAAGCAGAAGCCCGACATGAAGATGAAGGTCAT GTATGGTTCATTTGAGGACGGTGATGCAAAGCTAGACGAAGTGGAGATGGTGGAAGGTTTCGAGATTGCTCTCAAGAAACTAACCGAGTGGGTGGGAGCGAACGTCGACAACAAGACTAAAATCTATTTCGCAGGCTCGTCGCCTACACATACCTG GGCAAGCGACTGGGGCGGAGACGACAGCAACAAGTGCCTGAACGAGTCGGAGCCGATCCAGAAGGTGGGGTACAAAGGCGCGACCACAGACTACAGCATGATGGACAAGGCGAAGCAGATCTTCAGGCCGCTGGAGCAGAAAGGCATAAACGTTCAGATACTCAACTTCACCCAGCTGACCGACTACCGCATCGACGCGCACCCCACCGTGTTCCGGCGGCAGTTCACCCCCCTCACGAAGGAGCAGATCGCCAACCCGAGCAGCTACGCCGACTGCACGCACTGGTGCCTCCCCGGCGTCCCGGACGTGTGGAACCACTTCCTCTACTCGTATCTCGTGCAGAAATGA